The genomic interval CTTGGCTTGGTGCTTTCCGCCGACCAGTTTTGGCGATTCATCCTGGGAGCAAATCCCAAGCTGCCGTTTCTACCTCGGAGCACCAAAGCATCCAGTTCGGCAAGCGAGAACGATGAGAGCAACCATAGAATCCCGCGTGCTTGGCGGATCGTACTGCTGAACATCGGCTTGTGCTTTCCCCTGTTGGCCGTTGCTCAGGTTTTCGCGATGCCCGGTGCGCCACCCACAGTAGCACACCTCTTTGACGACTCACTCTCGCTGCCCGATTTCGGCCCCGATGCTGCCCCGGAGCAATTTGGTGGATTCAGGCGGTTTGATTACGAACGCATCCGCCGCGTGCCCGGCGATCCTTTCGGTCAGGAAAGCCAGCAGTGGGTTTACTCCCATCCAGACGGCACGCAAGCGATGATCTCGATCGATTTTCCCTACGAAGGCGTTCATGACGCATGTGAGTGCTACACCCAAGTCGGTTGGGACATTTATGAACAATCGATTCAAACCGCTGAACAACTCAGCGGCATCGGGGGACTCAGCATCGTACCTGACGGCCCGATGGGCTTGGCGCGAATGAGGCAAACGCTCGATGGCGAAGGATTGCTGCTATCCAGTTGCAGTGACATGGAAGGCAATGTGGCGGTGGTTCTCAAAGAGTTGTTGCAAAGAAATGCGGGTGAACGTTTGGCGGCACGCTTCGGCGGCGGCACCGACAGGGACACCATCGCATCGGCAGGGCAAGGGACCGCGCCGCCATTTGTTCAGTTTCAACTTCTCGCTAAATCCGCCAACGGTTTTTCCGAGCAGCAGCTCGCTGAATTGACCAACTTGTACTTGACGGTTCGTGCTCACCTGAAGAGCGAAGTGCTGCGGTCCGTTCTTGAGGCAAAGCAATAAACCATGTCAAATCGAACCATCGGTCGCTTCCTGGCAGTTTCCCGATCGCTGTGGCGAGGCACTCGGCGTTGGCTTGCTCGATTCTTCAAAGCCACCATGGCGAGAAGCGGTCGATTCTTTACTTTCGGCTGGCTGCGATCAGCTGGTCGGAAGTGGTGGAATTTGGTCGGCGGAATTCCTATCCTGCTGGTCGCATTATTGGTCGGCTACCTAGCGATCTCATGCTCGATTAGCTCCGAAAACGACATTCGCAGCCGCTATCTCGTGCACGCCGACGCAGCCGCGGCGTCGGGCAACCACAAATCAGCGACATTGCTGTACGAGCGAGCAATGGAAATCCGCGAGCTGACGGATCCATCACTTTTTCAAATGGCAATGTCAGCCTTAGAAGCCGGCGAGACAGCCAAAGCAAATACGATCATCCAAAAAATCGCGCCGCCCGACGAAGCACGCTATGCGAGAGCCCACTTTTGGCGAGCGTCTCAACTGCTCGACAATCCAAGACGCACCATGGATGACGTCATCGCGGGCGAAGATCAATTGAAGCTCGCTTTGCAGCTCGAGCCCACGAACGACAACATCCGCGCCGCGTTGGCCACGCTCTATTTTCAATCAGGACGCATAGATAGGGCCGCAGCCGAATTCTCGAATATCACTCCACAACACCCCGAGTTGGAACTTCGGCTTGCCAAGTCCTTGGCGCTCCTGAAACGAACAGACGATGCCAAAGCTCACGGCGAGAAGGCGTTGAAGTACTTAAAGGAGCAAGCAGCTAGGGACCCCGATAATCTCAACGCAAGGTACCAACTCGCTGATTGTTACGCGTTCCTGGAGGAGTTTCCCACGTCAGCGAAAATCCTGACGGAATTGATCGCTCAGTCACCTGCCAAGCCTGAATTCTCGAAAGCTCTGTCGACCGTCTATGTGAAGTGGGAAACCAGTCTGATTGGGGACGACATCGAAACCGATCGCAATCGCTTCGCGCTGCTCGCCCAGGCGCTATCGGTTTACTCCAACGACATACAACTTTTCGATCGCTTGATGCAGTTGCTCGGGAAGCGAAACGAAGTTTCCGAGGAGTTGGCTGCGTTTCTGAATCGAAACATCGCCGAAGGGCGAGCGTTAGGATTGAGCCACCTGATCCTGGGGTCCCGAGGTTTTCTGGACGACCGTGTTGAGCCCTCGATGTTTCATTTGGAGCGTGCCTACGAATTGATGCCAAATGCAGCCATCGTCGCCAACAACTTCGCATGGTATTTGCTCAATTCTGACCCTCCAGCACCACAGCGAGCCCTGCAAATCCTTGGGCCGATCATCGAGAAAAGCCCTGAGGTGAGTGCGTTGCGGGATACCCGTGGAATGGCCTATCTGGCAATCCAAGAATGGCGAAAAGCCGTCGCGGATCTGGAATTTGCGATCGAGAATGGCCTAAGAGGCAGTGTCACCACTCACCGGGGACTCGCCGAAGCCTACACGCAGCTCGGATTACCGGAACTCGCCGAAGAACACCGCAGAATTGCTGAAAAATCAGCCGATCAATGACCTGTGCAGAATCAGAGGGATTTCCCTCAGCGTCGGTGTGGTAAATTCGGCAAAGTTTAACTTTTTCAATCAAAATTCGTTGACCGGCGACTTTGCCTCATTCATACTCCCCCCATCTAGCTTTCCGTCACCATTGGACCACACATCATGTTTCGAGCGTTTCTTGCCCTCGCCGCGCTAGCCCTCATTGTTCAATCCAACGCCCATGCAGTTGCCATCACTGGCGTTAACACAACCACAGCGAATGGCGGGTTGACGTTGAATTCGAGTTCTATCATTACCGGAGCAGAAGGAAACAACGACTTCGCGGGCGCCTTCGGCACGAACCCCAACCGTGTGAACCTGAATTTCACGATCTTGGACAAAGGTATTGCGGACCTGATCACGTTCAATGTGGATGCGACCAACACGACAGCATCTGAATATGAATTTGCGGTCACCTTCAACTTCACGGGCCATGGTCACGTCAATGGCTTCGACATGCAGTTGGTCAACACGCCGAACGCTGCACTGACGCGTTTCGAGCTGTTCCCAGATCCGGCTTTGCCCGGCCCATTTTCGACGGCTACTGGCACTGCTGGCGCTTTCGCATTTGAAACTCCCAACTTGAATCCGTTTCCGAACTCGGCTGGTCCGCTGCGATTCGGCGGACTCAGTGGCGGTGGTGGTCACTTGATCAACGATGGCAGCACAGTCACAGCATTCTTCACGATCGACTTCGCGGATGGTGCGGTCGGCCCGAATCAGTCCTTCGCCCTGCAATTCACTGCCAACCCAGAGCCATCATCTGCCGCACTTGCTGTGTTGGCACTTGGCCCCCTCGTTCTGCGTCGTCGTCGACGAAACGCTGCTTGATCGATCGACCAGCCAGCTAGATCAAAAGGCGGACCGTGTTCAGCGGCCCGCCTTTTTTCGTAGGCAGTTAGGCTGTATCGTAGGCTATCAGCGCCAGCGGCCAGAGATAATAGCTATGACGGATCTTCGCTCACAATGACCCATCGGATTCCTGTCTCCGTCATCGTCCTTGCAAAGAACGAAGAGCAGAACATCGTGAGATGCCTAGGATCGCTGCATTGGGCCGAAGAGTTGGTTGTCGTAGACGATCGTTCGACGGACCGTACCGCTGAACTGGCGCGTCTACACGGAGCCCGAGTGGTCGATCATCCCTTTGAGTCTTTTGCTCAGCAACGCAATTGGGCGCTACGAGAAGGTGGACTCAGAAATGATTGGGTGCTGATGCTCGACGCAGACGAAGTGTCAACGCCGGAGTTTGCAGCCGAGATCCAGCGAGCGATTATCGACGCATCCAACGATACCGTCGCCTTTCGGACTTGTCGAAAGACCATGCTGGGTGACGCTTGGCTGCGTCGTAGCGACAGCTTTCCGGTTTGGATCATGCGACTCGTGCGACGTGACCGCGCATGGTTTGCCGATAGCGGCCACGGTGAAGTGCCCGTTCCCGAGGTCGATGGCGAGATGGGAACCATCAGAGAACCGTTCGTACATCATCCGTTCAGCCGAGGGTTGAACGACTGGTGGCAGCGTCACATACGCTACGCGGAACGGGAAGCACGACTGGAGATGCTCTCAGCGACGCAGTTGTCGTGGAGCGACTTGATCAAGTCCGACGCGAGCAAGCGTCGTCGTGCCTTAAGGGAGCTAGCGCGCAGGATGCCGTGTCGTGGCAGCCTGCGATTCATCTATCAGTACATCGTCAAGCGAGGTTTTCTTGACGGCCGGGCAGGTCTGCAATTCTGCCGAATGATGGGATGCTACGAGCGAATGATCGTGGTCAAGAAATGGGAGCTGTCCCAGGAACGCTAGTACGTCAGGCTTTCTAGCCTGACCTATCCCCTGTATGTCAGGCTAGAAAGCCTGACGTACTACATCTCACGCGTCCCAACCTGCTTTGCGGGATTCCCAGCCACGATCGCCCAGGCGTCCACATCTCGCACAACGACGGCCCTTGCGCCCACAACCGCGCCCTGCCCAACGGTCACGCCCGGCCCCACAAACGCGTCGGTGCAAACCCAAACGTCATCAGCGATCTCGATGGATGCTTTGATCAGCGGCAACGTCGCATCACGATGGTCATGACTGCCACCGCAGAGATGGGAACGTTGTGAGATCGTGACTCGCTTGCCGATGACCATTGGTCCAAGGTTATACAGCACCGAGTCGAACCCAACGGAAGACCAGTCACCGATCGTCAAGTTCCAGGGAATGAACACGCGAACGCTGGAATGAATATGGACATGCTTGCCAATCTTGGCACCAAAGAGACGCAGCATTCCTCTGCGCCAACCCCAAAGCAGTCGCGGAGAAAACCGAAACAGTGGTGATGCAAGACTCCAAAGCATCCGTCCCGTCAGTTCACGCAACGACCATTTACGTTGAAGTCGGTTTTCGGCAATTGGCTCCAGTTCGTTCATGGACCTTTTTCTCAATCAAGCCGCTGAATGACGGGGCCGCCGTTCAAGTTGTTTGATCTTACGTGCTTTTGCAATTGACGTGACGCCGAATGCTATCCCAAGGACGATCAATACTAAGAGCGCCGAAGGAGGGTCGCCGCTGAACTGCTGGTGAGAGACAGTGAAAGATGCAAGATTTGCAACCACAATCGAGATCATGCAGAGTTGTGCCACGGCACCGTGCCAACTCGCCGGGACTCGCTGGACCGCGCTCATGATCGCCCGAATCAACGACCATGCTGAAAGGACGACAAAGATCACGCCGAACAGACCAAGCTCCCTGAAAATGCGACTGACGCCGTCTTCCTGCCAACCGCCGCTGCTAAATCGATTCCTTCCTTGGCGACGGTCGTGCTGCATCAAGTGGTAGGAGCCTTGAGTCGCTGTTCCGATCCCTTCGCCCAGGACTCCTGACTGGATAATGGTTCCTTGAACCGAGCCGACCACAACCTCTTGGTAACGCTCCACACCGCTTGTGAAAAGCGTCCCGGCGAAATTCATGTACTCGGTGCCAACATATTCATCCGTCGCAACAAGAAAGACGCCACCAATCAGCGCTGCCGCCGCGACTATCGGGACCACAATGGCTTGTACACGAGTGATTTTTCGAATGTACGTCAGCAACGCCAGGACGGCCAAGAAGACCAACGGCATCCCAAGCATCTTTCGTCGCCCGGACAACAGTAGACACAAGCAGCCGAATAGAGCGAGCACTATCCAGATAGGTGATTGCCGACGCGACTTTTGGATCGCCAGCGTCAATGAAAACATCACCACCTGGGCAGCGTGCAGTCCCATGATGTCTGGGCTTCGATAAAGTCCGCCAATCAGCTTGACGGTTTCCTGGCCGGAATAGCGTATCCATTCCATTCCTCGCAACCCGCCCAATGCAGGCCAATTCGCTCCCGAGTACTCCGCGATCACGCCTGTCAACGCTATACCATTCACGATGCAGTAGAACATCATGAACCCACTGATGTCCTTCGGTCGACGCGAAATCAAGTAGCCCAGCAAGATGCCAGCAAATGGAGCCAAGTATGAGATGACGCCCAAGCCGACCATCTTGTAGCCGCCTTGGTACAGTGCCAGCGACAAGATGCTGCCCGGGATCATCGCAATAGCCAGATACCGGATCGCAGAAAATACTCGCGGGTGCTCACGAAAGGCGATTTGAATTTGATTCCTGGATCGCATCCACGCGGAAACAGTGATCACTGCCCAAAGTCCGAGAACACTAATGGTGATCAGAACTGACTCACTCGGATCCATTTTGCGTACTGGATCTCGCAAGAAATCGAGCAGAATTGCCATGTAGATAGCCTTCCGCCAATCGGCGAGGGCCACAAGGCACGCGAGTCCCAATAAACTGAAATATCCCAGAGTGATCATAGCTAGCGATCGTAGTGATTCATTCCCAAAAACGCCATTGCGTTTTTCCTATCGCTGATGTGCTGGCTTCAGCCGACAACGTCAAGATAGATTTGCCTCAACGTATCTGAAAATTCGCCGATCCCAAACGCACTCGCGTGCTCGGCCCCTTTTGCTCGCATCGTGCTCGACAAATCGCTGTCGGACAGCAAACGCAACAGATTCCCCGCCATCGCTTCAACGTCCCCCACTCCAGATACCAACGCCGCATCTCCCACCACCTCTCCAAGCGATCCGCCGTTGCTGCAAACCACGGGGCACCCAAGTGCCATCGCTTCGATCGGTGGCCAGCCGAAACCTTCGTAGAAGCTCGGGAACATCAAGACGTCTGCATGTCGATACAAGAGATGAACTCGTTCGTCCGATGGATAGGATTCGAACGCCACCCTTTCTGTTAACTGCAACTGTCTCACGCGATCCAGATGCTCTAGAGTAGGAGGTGGGCCTGCGAGGATCAATCTGTGTGGAATCTCTGCGGCCACTCTGGCGAAAACCTCAATCACTCCCTTTCGGTTCTTGTAGAAACCGTTATTCCCGATATGAAACACGAACGGGACGCTCAGATCAGCAGGTCTCGTTGAGGTTGTATCGATCTTGCGAATTGAGAATTGGTCCTCCAACGGCGGAAACAAGATACTGTGCTTGCCTCGATTGGATATCCCTAGCCCAGCAACATCGTTCAGGGTCGACTGACTATCGAAAATCAAATGATCCGCAAACGGAAGTCCGCTGAGGGAAAAATTAATGATCTTGCGAGAGAGAAACCCAGGGGACGCTGTCTCAAATTTTCCCATGGACTGCAGCTTAGGGATGACGTCATGAACCGTAACAACCGTTTTATAGTGTCGCAGTACACGAGCAAGATAGCCATGGCTGCCATCGATGACGTGAAACAAGTGCGCGTCCGATTGCTTCGCAAGTCGCCGTCCATTTCGCACCACCGACGCATGATGGGCGAGTGTGCGTAATTTCCCAGGCAAGCGCTGCACATCGCCTGCGACGCACGCACGCTCGACGTGAATCCTATCGTCGCCGGCAAACGCCGATGCGATGATATCCGCATAACGACGCATGCTGCCCTTGGAACTAGGCAATGCGGTTTCAACAAGACAGACGGTGAGGGGCATAAATGTACGTCAGCCTTTCCAGGCTGACTTATCTTGGGATGAAGTGTCAGGCTAGAAAGCCTGACGTACGATTGCGGACCTACTACCGCACCACGTAACGCGCAGCATCTCGAATGCCTTCGGCCGCTGCCAATGGAGAGTACTTTCGAATCAGTTCAAACGCCTTCGAACCCATCGAGGACAGATCGACGTCGCAGCTCGCGGCCTGCATCATTCTCTGCGTCAGCGAATCCCAGTCACCGAATGCGAACGAGAACCCGGTCTCCCCCTCCACGATCAAATCTCGCTCACAGCCAACTTGATCACTGACGATCGCGGGACGTCCACACGCCATCGCCTCGTTGACCACCAGCCCCCAGGTCTCACCATGATCCGACGGCAATACGAGACAGTCACACGCGACGTAGGAGCCAACGATTTCGGATTGATTCAGAAAACCCGCAAAAGTCACCGGCAGCCCACTCTCAGCAACCAACCGCTCGCACTCGGCTCGCAACTCACCATCACCGACCATCAGCAAATGGAGGGCATGCTGCGCATGACGTTCTTTGGCAAGCCGTACCGCATCACCAAACGCTTTGACCAATTCCACCGGATGTTTTTTCTTTTCAAACTTGCCACAGAACAGAAAGCAAACCGCGTCCGCCGGGATACTCCACTGGCGTCGCAACTCACCACGCTCGCTCCTCATCGACTGTGCGGCCCGTTCAAACCGATCATTCTCGATACAATACCGGGCATCAAACATCTGCTCGCCCCGCACACCGTAGCTCGCGTAGAAATCACGATTCGCGGAACCGATGGGCAAGTAGGCGTCGTAGCGACGAATCAGCTGCCGCTGCAACACCTTTTTCCACCACGGCCGCGGCCGCAAGTGATTCGCTTCGCCGCGAACAATGCACGGAATCTTGAGCTTCTTGCAGGCTCTCAATGTCTGCACACACGTTTTCACTACCCATCCATTGACCACCACCGCATCGATCTTTCGGGTTCTCAATTGATCGACAATCCCTGGTGTGTCGCAACCACTAAAGTGGGTCACGCCTGGGTTGTCGGCAACGTTCTCCAGCACGTGGTGCTGATATCCATCCAGCAACGGGACGTCCCATTCAAACTCCATGCCGAAACCGGCACCCTGTGCCGCAGCATCAGGCAGCATCGCAAACAGAACTTGAAAGTCGATGTCATCAAATCCACTCAGATGCCGGAAGACGGGAACTTGATATTGAATCGGATGGCTGGTGACGAAAGCGAGCTTCATATCGGTTAGCTGTTAGCGGTTGACGATCGTCACTCGGCCTTCCGAGCCGATAGCGTATCGAAGCGATAGAACACATTTCACTGCATGACCATCCAATTCAATTGACGTCCACCACCTTGGACTCAAGGATTGGATCGTCTTCTGATTTATCGCCTCAGCGTCCGAAGCCTTCTGCAATGTTAGTGAGCTTTTTCCCAAACAATCGGATCACGAAAACAATTCATGACGACTCTCCGTAATGTGTGAGGCAAGATCCTTGCCAGTCAACACTGATAGACAAGCATTCGGAATGCCAACAAATTGACCCGAGCAAGCGAACCGCACCTGCCCTCTGTTAGCTGCTAACCCGCTTCTTTTCAACCAATTGCTTCGCAGCAAAATACGCTCTTATTTCGCCAACCAACTTCACAGGAATCCACCACGGATGAGTCAAGTGGAACTTCGTACGCACTTCCCGCAGAATCCGTTTCATGCAATAAGCTCGTGCTTCCGTGGGCGAATCCGCATGCAGCAACGCAAAATAGTGATCACCAACACCGTGTTTAGGATCGGCACTGGTGAGGTGGGAACCCGAGCTGCGTGTTCCGCCTCGTTCGGCACGCAGATGATCGATTCCGGCTCCACCAAGAAATCGAATCTTGCCACCCGCTTTTCCGATTCGTCGGGCAAACTCCGTCTCAAACCGATAAGCGGAACCCACAAAGTTCTCGTCAAAGCCGCCGATGGAGAGAGCTCGCTGACGATGGACGCAGAGGTTGCCAGCCATCACGTTTTGGACATCCATGTCGCGGGTGGAATGAAACGGAAAGTCTTCGTCGATCCGTAGTCCTATGGTTTTTCGAGGCGCCTCAACATCCTCGGGTTTCTGCCACGGCTGGATCACCTGTCCCACCGTTGCCCATAGTGATGGATCATCAACGTGGGCCGCACTGTGAATCGCAACAATCTCGGCTCTCGGCAAGATGTCATCGTCGAGAAAGAGAACCAACTCTGACATGGCATGCTGCAATGCGTGGTTCATGGATCGCGTGATGGACGGCGTCTCCAATCGAATCCATCGTATGTCTCCGAGGTCGTGCCAGTCTTGCAATTTGCGCTGGGTTTCAAGATCGTGTTCGGGGGTCTGATCGATGACCAGAATTTCATCGGCCCGAATCTCCAGTGACAATAACGCACTGACCGAGTCGATGAGCACCGCGTCGCGTCCATACGTAGGAATGGCGATCGTGATCATGCAGAGGTTGAATTCATAGATGTAGCGGTCTCAATGCAAAACCGGTCAGATGAAGTAATCATCTGACCGGTCGAGAGATAATCAGCGAGACGCGATTCCTATCAGACAACCACGATGGTCACACCACCGTCGGCACCACCTCGGATGTACTGTCCGGCGTCAACCGTCAGTGTGCCAGCGCCGGCGAAGTCACCAATCAGTTGAACGCGTGAATCGGCAATGCTGTCGATCAGCCGATCTCCACCAGCCAGATCAGCTGTGCTGAAAATGAGGTCGACATTGTCCGCGGAGAGGATATCGCCACCGATCGACAGATTGCCGTTGGTTCGGATTATCACATCGCCACCGGGCACGTTAACGTCGATGGTTCCGCCCAGAACCACGCCGTTATTATGAAGCACGCTGAATCTAGCCAAATCGCTCGCTCCGCCAAGGGAAACAAGTGATGCCGGCATCGCTGGTAGCCCACGGATTTCTAGTGCATTTCCGTTTCCGATGACGTTACCCATAACGTCAATGGCTCCTCCTCCACGCGCGAATAACAAACTGTCACCCAGTAGGTCCAAATCTCCATTCACCGAGACACTGCCTGTTGCGAAGAGGCCACCGGCAACACCAAAGACTCCCGCTGCGCTCGCCATGTTGAAGCTGATGTCGCCCCGACTGGTCATCGCAGAAATGCCCGAATTGAATGAAGCCGTTGGAGCTTCGATCTCGATCGAACTGAATTCACTCATTTGTGAGAGGATCGTGGCCGAAGTGACGGCGGCGATAGTGAGTGTAGGAACGTTTGCGCCAACGGCCAAAGCACGCCCGTTGACCGTGATCGATCCATCGCCTCCCTGGCCCGCCGGTAAGGCTTCAAAGACAATATTTCCCAGCCCAGTGAATGCACGACCATTGTTCAGGTTCAACGTGGTTGCTTCAAATTCGGTCGTATTGCCTCCAGCATCAATACCTTCATTGACATCGATGGTTTGCGCGATCAACGAAGCGTTCATCGGAAAGGAAAGGTTGCTAGCCGACAACCCATTGTTCACCAACGTAATCAGTGACGTTTGCGTAACGCCCTTCTGTCCGCCAATTGTGAGATGTTCGTATCCAGAAAACTGGGCGATGTCCGTCGCATCAATCACCAAGCTGTCTGGGGCGGTGGGGGAGGATGCCGTGTTGAATACCGTGATCGGATTCCCCGCAACTCGAGAACGCAAGGTCACCTCGCTGCCTGCTAGAACATTCGGTGCTACCGCACCGGAAATATCCAAGGCCCCGCCCTCGATGGTCAGGTCGTCCACCATCACCGTTGATAAATTAAGATCAGGGCTGGTGAGCACTGCCGTATCACTTGTCAGCGTGCCAGCGATGCTGACTTGTGTGTTTCCCTCGATGGAGCTGCTGTTGGAGCCAACGTTACCAGCGAAAATGGCCAAGTCAAATGCAAGGACGCTTAAGCCATCTAGTCCAGTCGCGTCCGAAAGAAACTGGACGTTACCACCTTCCACACCTAAGCTCGAACTGTTGGCGGAGCTAACCGGACCGTTGAACGTCACCGCGCCTGTGCTTGCGCCTACAAAAGAGCCATTGGTGACATCGACTGTATCCCCTGTGTCGGTCCCAAATTCAATCAGATTATTATCAGATGTCTCAATGTCTCCGCCCAGTTCAATGAGGTCTGTCAAAATCTCTACCTGTCCGCGGCCCGCACCAGTCTGCACGTTCACGCCCCCGCTGCCAATAATCGTCAGCTCATCGGTTCTTGTGTCATTGTTGACCCGAAGGCCCTCGTCACCCCAACCAGAACCGCCGTTTCCATTGATCGTAACCGTATTCATGCCGTCTCGCATGTTGACTCGAACTCGATCGGTTACCAACGAGCCGTCAATCGTCACGGTGTTCGCATTGACTTGAGTCATGCCAGCACCCGGCGTGGTCAGAGTCAACGGATTGGTATCGGTGATCGTATAAAGGTCGGCCGCATAATCGACCGTCATGTTGTTGTTTTCTGTCACCAACCCGTCGATTCGCAATTCCCCTAACACGACGGCAGCGGTGGCCAAATTGAGCCGTGCTTCCAACTGCTCGAGTCGGCGAAGCTTGCGTCGTTTTGCTTGACGCGGTTTGGATTTGGCTAATGAACGGAGTTTGTTAATCATGGAATGGATGCCTTGGGGGGATGTATGCAATGAAGCAAAACAGGAGGTGTGGGGAAACATGCGGTGGGAGGACTAAGCGGTGGCCCCATGCACCTGACAGTCCTAGACGGTAGACCCTCCGATGGCGTACCAATGGTTGCCGTTCAACACCGGAAAAACCCGGGTTATCCTACTCCGGATGATCTAACGCCGCAATGATTTGAAGAAAAAGTTCAATTTTTTGCAGAGTGGACGTTGGGATTAGTTGGGCGACAGATACCTATATTTGCCGTCAGATTGAACGCGTGGGACAGCCGAACGGAGGGCCGCTCGGTAGCGCAGCGTTTGGCTCCCTCCCAGTGAGCTGCGCTGAGCCTGAATCAGGACGAACGGAAGCCCCCCTCGTGGGTATGTTCAATTCTCAATAGCCGGATTCATGTCGTCCCAGTGGGGTGGTGGGACCAGTTTGCAACTCGGCATCACCCACGAACGTAAACGCAGAAACGGGCGTTCGATCGTGTGCGACAAAAGCAGGCCCAAACCGATCGAGGCGGCAAAAAAAAGCAATCGGTTGAGCCACTGAATCCACGAATCAGCGAAGCCTGCAGAATCCAAAGCCTGATTCATCTGAGTTTGTGCCGATGCCACACCTGGTACAAAAAAGATGATCGAGTGAGCGAGATAGATAGTGTAAGAATAGACCCCGATTGCCGAGACCATGTGAAAGGGTGCCCGAATCCATACTGAACATCCGTTGCCAAGTTGCGGATTCAGAGCCGCCAACAACACCAGTGATGCAGAAGCGACGAACAGCAGGCTGAAACCGATGCTCGATGTCGGCCCGCCACTTTCCAAGGGATACCGCCACACAAACAGCACGCCTGCCGCCACCAGGAATACGGAGGTCCACGGCAGCCATCGCGTTGGACCTTGGAACCAGCCTCTCAGCCAAGCCCAGCTCGATAGCACACCAAAAAGCAAGGAGTCCATGCGGAGATGGCTTCGGTAA from Stieleria varia carries:
- a CDS encoding beta strand repeat-containing protein, which translates into the protein MINKLRSLAKSKPRQAKRRKLRRLEQLEARLNLATAAVVLGELRIDGLVTENNNMTVDYAADLYTITDTNPLTLTTPGAGMTQVNANTVTIDGSLVTDRVRVNMRDGMNTVTINGNGGSGWGDEGLRVNNDTRTDELTIIGSGGVNVQTGAGRGQVEILTDLIELGGDIETSDNNLIEFGTDTGDTVDVTNGSFVGASTGAVTFNGPVSSANSSSLGVEGGNVQFLSDATGLDGLSVLAFDLAIFAGNVGSNSSSIEGNTQVSIAGTLTSDTAVLTSPDLNLSTVMVDDLTIEGGALDISGAVAPNVLAGSEVTLRSRVAGNPITVFNTASSPTAPDSLVIDATDIAQFSGYEHLTIGGQKGVTQTSLITLVNNGLSASNLSFPMNASLIAQTIDVNEGIDAGGNTTEFEATTLNLNNGRAFTGLGNIVFEALPAGQGGDGSITVNGRALAVGANVPTLTIAAVTSATILSQMSEFSSIEIEAPTASFNSGISAMTSRGDISFNMASAAGVFGVAGGLFATGSVSVNGDLDLLGDSLLFARGGGAIDVMGNVIGNGNALEIRGLPAMPASLVSLGGASDLARFSVLHNNGVVLGGTIDVNVPGGDVIIRTNGNLSIGGDILSADNVDLIFSTADLAGGDRLIDSIADSRVQLIGDFAGAGTLTVDAGQYIRGGADGGVTIVVV